From a region of the Halolamina sp. CBA1230 genome:
- a CDS encoding TATA-box-binding protein: MTDPKETITIENVVASTGIGQELDLQSVAMDLEGADYDPEQFPGLVYRTQEPKSAALIFRSGKIVCTGAKSTDDVHESLHIVFDKLRDLSIPIEDDPEITVQNIVTSADLGESLNLNAIAIGLGLESIEYEPEQFPGLVYRLEEPDVVALLFGSGKLVITGGKQPDDAAEAVDVITERLDELGLLD, translated from the coding sequence ATGACCGATCCCAAGGAGACGATCACCATCGAGAACGTCGTTGCCTCGACGGGCATCGGCCAGGAGCTCGACCTGCAGAGCGTCGCGATGGATCTGGAGGGCGCCGACTACGACCCCGAACAGTTCCCAGGCCTCGTCTACCGCACGCAGGAGCCCAAATCCGCCGCGCTGATCTTCCGCTCGGGAAAGATCGTCTGTACCGGCGCGAAGTCGACCGACGACGTCCACGAGAGCCTCCACATCGTCTTCGACAAGCTCCGTGATCTGAGCATTCCGATCGAGGACGACCCCGAGATCACCGTCCAGAACATCGTCACCAGCGCCGACCTCGGCGAGAGCCTGAACCTCAACGCCATCGCGATCGGTCTGGGGCTGGAGAGCATCGAGTACGAGCCAGAGCAGTTCCCCGGCCTCGTCTACCGGCTGGAGGAGCCCGACGTCGTCGCGCTGCTGTTCGGCTCGGGGAAGCTCGTCATCACCGGCGGCAAACAGCCCGACGACGCCGCCGAGGCCGTCGACGTGATCACCGAGCGCCTCGACGAGCTCGGTCTGCTGGACTGA
- a CDS encoding amidohydrolase, giving the protein MNTLRVANGRVLRPDHSITESDVLIDQSTGTVETVAAPDEIGASADETLDAEGGLVIPGLVNAHGHAAMTLLRGYADDKPLDAWLQEDIWPVEGELTAEDIRIGTELAAVEMIRSGTTGFVDMYFEEPHVAGVAEAAGLRALLGHGFVSVGKSDEDAREDMEKSVNFAEQYDGLAGGLISTAVMPHSLTTVNEALLREAVERAREADLPVHLHANETADEVDPIVDDREVRPLEYAEEVGLLEDGDFLAHCVHVDDAEIDRLADSGAAAVHCPASNAKLASGIAPVAEMLDAGVTVGLGTDGAASNNDLDMFDEIRDAAMLGKLGADDAAAVPASAAVRMATEGSAAALGFDSGRIEAGANADLAVLDLDASHLTPQHDLVSHLAYSAGGSDVRHTVCDGEVLMEDREIQTLDAEAVVERADEQAEELVARVE; this is encoded by the coding sequence ATGAACACGCTCCGCGTCGCGAACGGTCGCGTGCTCCGCCCCGACCACTCGATCACCGAGTCGGACGTGCTGATCGACCAGTCGACCGGCACCGTCGAGACGGTCGCTGCGCCGGACGAGATCGGCGCTTCGGCCGACGAAACACTCGATGCGGAGGGAGGGCTCGTGATCCCCGGTCTCGTCAACGCCCACGGCCACGCCGCGATGACGCTCCTCCGGGGCTACGCCGACGACAAGCCGCTCGACGCGTGGCTCCAGGAGGACATCTGGCCCGTCGAGGGTGAACTCACGGCCGAGGACATCCGGATCGGCACCGAACTCGCGGCAGTGGAGATGATCCGCAGCGGGACGACCGGCTTCGTCGACATGTACTTCGAGGAGCCCCACGTCGCCGGCGTCGCCGAGGCGGCCGGCCTGCGCGCGCTGCTGGGCCACGGGTTCGTCTCGGTCGGCAAGTCCGACGAGGACGCCCGCGAGGACATGGAGAAGAGCGTCAACTTCGCCGAGCAGTACGACGGTCTCGCCGGCGGGCTGATCTCGACGGCGGTGATGCCCCACTCGCTGACGACCGTGAACGAGGCACTCCTCCGCGAGGCGGTCGAGCGCGCCCGCGAGGCGGATCTCCCGGTCCACCTCCACGCCAACGAGACTGCGGACGAGGTGGACCCGATCGTCGACGATCGGGAGGTCCGTCCGCTGGAGTACGCCGAGGAGGTGGGCCTCCTCGAAGACGGCGACTTCCTCGCCCACTGCGTCCACGTCGACGACGCGGAGATCGACCGACTCGCCGATAGCGGGGCGGCGGCGGTCCACTGTCCGGCGTCGAACGCCAAACTGGCCTCCGGGATCGCGCCCGTGGCGGAGATGCTCGACGCGGGCGTGACCGTCGGGCTGGGCACCGACGGCGCGGCGTCGAACAACGACCTCGACATGTTCGACGAGATCCGCGACGCCGCGATGCTGGGCAAACTCGGCGCCGACGACGCCGCGGCGGTGCCGGCGAGCGCGGCGGTCCGCATGGCCACCGAGGGGTCGGCGGCGGCGCTTGGGTTCGACTCCGGCCGGATCGAGGCGGGCGCGAACGCGGATCTGGCGGTGCTGGACCTCGATGCGTCGCACCTGACGCCCCAGCACGATCTGGTCAGCCACCTCGCGTATTCAGCGGGGGGCAGCGACGTTCGTCATACGGTGTGTGACGGCGAGGTGCTGATGGAGGACCGGGAGATTCAGACGCTGGATGCGGAGGCGGTGGTCGAGCGGGCAGATGAGCAGGCCGAGGAGCTGGTGGCGCGGGTGGAGTAG
- a CDS encoding adenosylhomocysteinase, which translates to MSSYERVTAHVEDVDALREEGRRKMDWALQHMPICRSLREEFADEKPLTGETIGMAMHVEAKTAILVETLAIGGAEVAVTGCNPLSTHDDVSVALDDVENVTSYAVRGVDDDEYYAAIESVIDHEPTITVDDGADMVFRIHQEHPELIDSIVGGAEETTTGVHRLRAMDDDGELKYPMFAVNDTPMKRLFDNVHGTGESALSAIAMTTNLSWAGKTVVVAGYGYCGKGVASKAAGQDANVVVCEVEPRKALEAHMEGYDVLPMEEAAKEGDVFVTTTGNKNVITREHFEEMGDGAVLANAGHFDVEINLDHLADLAVDRYEARDGVESFEMADGRRLNVLAEGRLVNLAAPVGLGHPVEVMDQSFGIQAVCVREIVENGDEYEAGVYEVPDELDKEIAEVKLAADGVEFDSLSDEQREYMDSWQHGT; encoded by the coding sequence ATGAGTTCCTACGAGCGCGTCACCGCGCACGTCGAGGACGTCGACGCCCTCCGCGAGGAGGGGCGCCGGAAGATGGACTGGGCGCTCCAGCACATGCCCATCTGCCGGTCGCTCCGCGAGGAGTTCGCCGACGAAAAACCCCTGACTGGCGAGACGATCGGGATGGCGATGCACGTCGAGGCCAAAACCGCCATCCTCGTCGAGACGCTCGCCATCGGCGGCGCCGAAGTGGCGGTCACGGGCTGTAACCCCCTCTCGACCCACGACGACGTGAGCGTCGCGCTGGACGACGTGGAGAACGTCACCTCCTACGCGGTGCGGGGCGTCGACGACGACGAGTACTACGCTGCGATCGAGTCCGTCATCGACCACGAGCCGACGATCACGGTCGACGACGGCGCGGACATGGTGTTCCGCATCCACCAGGAGCACCCCGAACTGATCGACTCCATCGTCGGCGGCGCCGAGGAGACGACCACGGGCGTCCACCGACTGCGCGCGATGGACGACGACGGCGAACTGAAGTACCCGATGTTCGCGGTGAACGACACGCCGATGAAGCGGCTGTTCGACAACGTCCACGGCACGGGCGAGTCGGCGCTGTCGGCCATCGCCATGACCACCAACCTCTCGTGGGCCGGCAAGACCGTCGTCGTCGCGGGCTACGGCTACTGCGGCAAGGGCGTCGCTTCCAAGGCGGCCGGGCAGGACGCGAACGTCGTCGTCTGTGAGGTCGAACCCCGCAAGGCGCTGGAGGCGCACATGGAGGGGTACGACGTGCTGCCGATGGAAGAGGCCGCGAAGGAGGGCGACGTGTTCGTCACCACCACCGGGAACAAGAACGTGATCACCCGGGAGCACTTCGAGGAGATGGGGGACGGCGCCGTCCTCGCCAACGCGGGCCACTTCGACGTGGAGATCAACCTCGACCACCTCGCGGATCTGGCGGTCGACCGCTACGAGGCCCGCGACGGCGTCGAGTCGTTCGAGATGGCGGACGGCCGCCGGCTGAACGTACTCGCGGAGGGTCGGTTGGTGAATCTGGCTGCACCTGTCGGGCTCGGCCATCCTGTCGAGGTGATGGACCAGTCCTTCGGGATTCAGGCGGTCTGTGTCCGAGAGATCGTCGAGAACGGCGACGAGTACGAGGCCGGTGTGTACGAGGTGCCGGACGAACTGGACAAGGAGATCGCGGAGGTGAAGCTGGCGGCTGATGGCGTGGAGTTCGACAGCCTGAGCGACGAGCAGCGCGAGTACATGGACTCGTGGCAGCACGGGACGTGA
- the hjc gene encoding Holliday junction resolvase Hjc yields the protein MPTNKKGDRRERELVNRLDEAGFAVMRAPASGSATQRELPDVLAGNGDAFYAIEAKSSAGDPIYLTGEEVQALVYFAQNFGAKPRIAVRFDREDWYFFHPGDCYTTDGGNYRVKKETALADGTDMAELVGDTEKVTLEEATERGTATGTDGSDDDDDADEGVRKLLQAVADGTITVDEAADALA from the coding sequence ATGCCGACGAACAAGAAAGGCGACCGGCGCGAGCGCGAGCTCGTCAACCGCCTCGACGAGGCCGGCTTCGCCGTCATGCGCGCGCCGGCGAGCGGCAGTGCGACCCAGCGCGAACTCCCGGACGTGCTCGCGGGCAACGGCGACGCGTTCTACGCGATCGAGGCCAAATCCTCCGCGGGCGACCCCATCTACCTCACCGGCGAGGAGGTCCAGGCGCTCGTCTACTTCGCCCAGAACTTCGGCGCCAAACCCCGGATCGCCGTCCGGTTCGACCGCGAGGACTGGTACTTCTTCCACCCGGGCGACTGCTACACCACCGACGGCGGCAACTACCGCGTGAAAAAGGAGACCGCGCTCGCCGACGGCACCGACATGGCCGAACTCGTCGGCGACACCGAGAAAGTCACGCTCGAGGAGGCGACCGAGCGCGGCACTGCAACGGGGACCGACGGGAGTGACGACGATGACGACGCCGACGAGGGGGTCCGAAAGCTGCTTCAGGCCGTCGCGGACGGCACCATCACCGTCGACGAGGCCGCGGACGCGCTCGCCTGA
- a CDS encoding ubiquitin-like small modifier protein 2 gives MQLTVEIVGEDERTVTVPDDADYADVVREVGYSPHEVTVLVDDSPVPEDAPVETDHVRVLRLIAGG, from the coding sequence ATGCAGCTAACGGTCGAGATCGTCGGCGAGGACGAACGCACCGTCACCGTCCCCGACGACGCCGACTACGCCGACGTGGTTCGCGAGGTGGGGTACAGCCCCCACGAGGTGACGGTCCTCGTCGACGACTCGCCGGTTCCGGAGGACGCGCCCGTCGAAACCGACCACGTGCGGGTGTTGCGGCTGATCGCGGGCGGCTGA
- a CDS encoding GNAT family N-acetyltransferase: MDSGFVLPNVGPGPDPLSLWEYDADFAVLLLHRDFYCSECRQQVRRMKKRYDEFEARDAEVVSVLPEDRETAAEWQKQYHLPFPVVADPDTELGERYDQPTRFGLLGKLHDVIGRMPAVILLDLRFSEPIETYAHRGDSRTDRPRIDELLDAIEHAATLDAEDQEVDDPEPAKIDRVPPRADEGPLDDRTGPADSEPNSTAAASTTDDDPEDESVRNESAELLDREHAPKPQRPLATPESVDLPEDVELRRGTNDDVVAAMRVLQGALLDVDGSTVRDAAPDGELLLAETGDWIVGALVVRDGHIEGVAVRRERRGEGIGSALVEAAVADENGTVTADFRAGVRQFWKELGFEVEQEGSRFWGVRHP; the protein is encoded by the coding sequence ATGGACAGCGGGTTCGTGCTGCCGAACGTCGGGCCTGGCCCCGACCCGCTCTCGCTCTGGGAGTACGACGCCGACTTCGCCGTGCTCCTCCTCCACCGAGATTTCTACTGCAGCGAGTGCCGCCAGCAGGTCCGACGGATGAAGAAGCGCTACGACGAGTTCGAGGCCCGCGACGCCGAGGTGGTGTCGGTGCTGCCCGAGGACCGCGAGACGGCGGCGGAGTGGCAGAAACAGTACCACCTCCCGTTCCCCGTCGTCGCCGACCCCGACACCGAGCTCGGCGAGCGCTACGACCAGCCCACCCGCTTCGGTCTGCTCGGCAAGCTCCACGACGTGATCGGCCGGATGCCCGCGGTGATCCTGCTCGACTTACGCTTCAGCGAGCCGATCGAGACGTACGCCCACCGCGGCGACTCCCGGACCGACCGCCCCCGGATCGACGAACTCCTCGACGCGATCGAGCACGCGGCCACGCTCGACGCCGAGGATCAGGAGGTGGACGACCCCGAACCGGCGAAGATCGACCGCGTCCCCCCGCGTGCCGACGAGGGGCCGCTCGACGACAGGACCGGCCCCGCCGACTCGGAACCGAACTCGACGGCCGCGGCGTCGACAACGGACGACGACCCTGAGGACGAGTCGGTCCGGAACGAGAGCGCGGAGCTGCTCGACCGCGAGCACGCGCCGAAACCCCAGCGTCCGCTGGCGACGCCCGAGAGCGTCGATCTCCCGGAGGACGTCGAACTCCGGCGCGGCACCAACGACGACGTGGTCGCGGCGATGCGGGTGCTTCAGGGCGCGCTGCTCGACGTCGACGGCTCGACGGTCCGGGACGCGGCGCCCGACGGCGAGCTGCTGCTCGCCGAGACGGGCGACTGGATCGTCGGCGCGCTGGTGGTCCGCGACGGCCACATCGAGGGGGTCGCCGTCCGGCGCGAGCGCCGCGGGGAGGGGATCGGCTCGGCGCTCGTGGAGGCGGCTGTCGCCGACGAGAACGGCACCGTCACTGCGGACTTCCGGGCGGGCGTCCGGCAGTTCTGGAAGGAACTCGGGTTCGAAGTGGAGCAGGAGGGGAGTCGGTTCTGGGGCGTCCGTCACCCCTGA
- a CDS encoding molybdopterin-binding protein, with product MALSARNAVSGTVQSVKKDEIMAEVVIELPDGQTITSTITRGSADRLDLTEGDAVEAVIKASEVMVNKD from the coding sequence ATGGCACTCAGCGCACGAAACGCCGTCTCCGGCACCGTCCAGTCCGTGAAGAAAGACGAGATCATGGCAGAGGTCGTGATCGAACTCCCCGACGGGCAGACGATCACCTCCACGATCACGCGGGGCTCCGCCGACCGACTCGATCTCACCGAGGGCGACGCGGTCGAGGCCGTGATCAAGGCGAGCGAAGTGATGGTCAACAAGGACTGA
- a CDS encoding phosphoglucomutase/phosphomannomutase family protein, translating into MTDPTDAIHFGTDGWRATLDTFTDDRVRIVAQGVADYLREEDVEGAVVVGYDARPSSPGFAESVADVLAANGFDVILPERDVPTPTAVWNAVDRECAGAVILSASHNPPEYNGIKYFPGDGTPAMPEITDRIEANLREPEPLPEAEHGDVVREDLIGPHMQAVEELVAAYGFSTDDGGVDLSGLTVAYDAMHGSGRGVTDEVLEDAGAEVQRLRCEADPEFGGGAPEPAESNLHALADHVVDGEADIGIANDGDADRIAVITPAGYLGENRFFAATYDALLEKDSGPAIRTVSTTFLIDRVAEAHGERVVETAVGFKWVADAMGEHDALIGGEESGGFSIRGHVREKDGVLMALLACAIEAEESYDDRIERLEAEHGGIVADKVSLDCPDAEKGRVLDDLEEEIPDAVAGVPVERTVTVDGFKLLCEDGSWLLVRPSGTEPKLRVYAEASTAARVEAVLDAGRELVAPLI; encoded by the coding sequence ATGACCGACCCCACCGACGCGATCCACTTCGGCACCGACGGCTGGCGGGCCACGCTCGACACGTTCACCGACGACCGCGTGCGCATCGTCGCACAGGGCGTCGCCGACTACCTCCGGGAGGAAGACGTCGAGGGCGCCGTCGTCGTCGGCTACGACGCGCGACCTTCCTCGCCCGGCTTCGCCGAGAGCGTCGCCGACGTGCTCGCCGCCAACGGGTTCGACGTGATTCTGCCCGAGCGGGACGTCCCCACGCCAACCGCGGTCTGGAACGCGGTCGACCGGGAGTGTGCGGGCGCCGTTATCCTCTCAGCCTCCCACAACCCCCCGGAGTACAACGGGATCAAGTACTTCCCCGGCGACGGCACGCCGGCGATGCCCGAGATCACCGATCGGATCGAGGCGAACCTCCGCGAGCCCGAACCGCTGCCCGAGGCGGAACACGGCGATGTCGTCCGCGAGGATCTGATCGGCCCGCACATGCAGGCGGTCGAGGAGCTCGTCGCCGCTTACGGGTTCAGCACCGACGACGGCGGCGTCGACCTCTCCGGGCTCACGGTCGCCTACGACGCGATGCACGGGTCGGGGCGGGGCGTGACCGACGAGGTGCTCGAGGACGCCGGCGCCGAGGTCCAGCGCCTGCGGTGTGAGGCGGACCCCGAGTTCGGCGGCGGCGCGCCGGAGCCCGCCGAGTCGAACCTCCACGCGCTGGCCGACCACGTCGTCGACGGCGAGGCCGACATCGGGATCGCCAACGACGGCGACGCTGACCGCATCGCCGTGATCACGCCCGCGGGCTACCTCGGTGAGAACCGCTTCTTCGCGGCGACGTACGACGCGCTCCTGGAGAAAGATTCGGGGCCGGCGATCAGGACCGTCTCCACGACGTTCCTGATCGACCGCGTCGCCGAGGCCCACGGCGAGCGCGTGGTCGAGACCGCGGTCGGCTTCAAGTGGGTCGCCGACGCGATGGGCGAGCACGACGCACTCATCGGCGGCGAGGAGTCCGGCGGCTTCTCGATTCGCGGGCACGTCCGGGAGAAAGACGGCGTCCTGATGGCGCTGCTGGCCTGCGCGATCGAGGCCGAAGAGTCCTACGACGACCGGATCGAACGGCTCGAGGCCGAGCACGGCGGGATCGTCGCCGACAAGGTCAGCCTCGACTGTCCCGACGCCGAGAAGGGGCGCGTGCTCGACGATCTGGAGGAGGAGATCCCCGACGCGGTGGCGGGCGTCCCAGTCGAGCGAACCGTCACCGTCGACGGGTTCAAACTGCTCTGTGAGGACGGCTCGTGGCTGCTCGTGCGGCCCTCCGGCACCGAGCCCAAACTGCGGGTGTACGCCGAGGCGTCGACGGCCGCCCGCGTCGAGGCGGTGCTCGACGCCGGTCGCGAGCTGGTCGCGCCGCTGATCTGA
- a CDS encoding helix-turn-helix transcriptional regulator, which yields MENDLAVRRARRDLTQQELAAAVGVSRQTIGAIEAGRYNPRLDLAFRLAAQFDCRIEDIFTPDGE from the coding sequence ATGGAGAACGATCTCGCGGTCAGGCGGGCCCGCCGCGACCTGACACAGCAGGAGCTCGCGGCGGCGGTCGGCGTCTCCCGCCAGACGATCGGGGCGATCGAGGCCGGCCGCTACAACCCCCGACTGGATCTCGCGTTCCGGCTCGCGGCGCAGTTCGACTGTCGGATCGAGGATATCTTCACCCCCGACGGGGAGTGA
- a CDS encoding NADPH-dependent FMN reductase has translation MTRVVAVSASLRDGSYTKAALQYALDAAETAGVETDLIDLGAVDLPLYDPDRDTADAGEAEELLARVRAADGVLLGTPVYHSSYSAAFRNFHDYCGFDEYEETVVGLLVTAGGGTIADTLNDMRSTVRGVHGWVLPTQVGLRSASSRFRERTQEPAPDEIGAGAEYVFVDDDLRARTCKLGYRVGTYAERAPEFIRIEDEPDW, from the coding sequence ATGACTCGAGTCGTCGCCGTCAGCGCCAGCCTGCGCGACGGGAGCTACACGAAGGCCGCCCTCCAGTACGCCCTCGACGCCGCCGAGACCGCCGGCGTCGAGACCGATCTGATCGACCTCGGGGCCGTCGACCTGCCGCTGTACGACCCCGACCGCGACACCGCCGACGCCGGCGAGGCCGAGGAGTTGCTCGCGCGCGTCCGCGCGGCCGACGGCGTGCTGCTCGGGACGCCCGTCTACCACAGCTCCTACTCCGCGGCGTTCCGGAACTTCCACGACTACTGTGGGTTCGACGAGTACGAGGAGACGGTGGTGGGGCTGCTGGTCACGGCCGGCGGCGGCACGATCGCCGACACGCTCAACGACATGCGCAGCACGGTTCGCGGCGTCCACGGCTGGGTGCTCCCCACGCAGGTCGGGTTGCGCAGCGCAAGTAGTCGATTCAGGGAGCGGACCCAGGAGCCGGCTCCCGACGAGATCGGTGCCGGCGCCGAGTACGTGTTCGTCGACGACGACCTCCGTGCCCGGACCTGCAAACTCGGCTACCGCGTCGGCACCTACGCCGAGCGTGCACCCGAGTTCATCCGCATCGAGGACGAACCGGACTGGTAG
- a CDS encoding GIY-YIG nuclease family protein — protein sequence MHYVYVLSCADDTLYTGYTTDVARRVAEHDAGEGAKYTRGRTPVELVHVESFETKSAAMSREYEIKQRSRAEKERLVESSPTPELE from the coding sequence GTGCACTACGTCTACGTCCTCTCGTGTGCGGACGACACGCTGTACACGGGTTACACCACCGACGTGGCCCGGCGTGTCGCCGAACACGACGCCGGCGAGGGGGCGAAGTACACCCGCGGGCGTACGCCGGTCGAGCTCGTCCACGTCGAGTCGTTCGAGACGAAGTCGGCGGCGATGTCCCGCGAGTACGAGATCAAACAGCGCTCCCGAGCCGAGAAGGAACGGCTGGTCGAGTCGTCGCCGACCCCGGAGCTGGAGTAG
- a CDS encoding DUF1931 family protein, with amino-acid sequence MSNLIVKAAVKEYLDEKNVASDFYDALDEEVEELLDDAARRAEENDRKTVQPRDL; translated from the coding sequence ATGTCCAACCTTATCGTCAAGGCCGCCGTCAAGGAGTACCTCGATGAGAAGAACGTCGCTTCGGACTTCTACGACGCCCTGGACGAGGAAGTCGAGGAACTGCTCGACGACGCCGCCCGCCGAGCCGAGGAGAACGACCGGAAGACGGTCCAGCCGCGCGACCTTTAA
- the rpiA gene encoding ribose-5-phosphate isomerase RpiA: MKQTGGDDDAKRRAGESAADIPEDGDVVGLGTGSTAAHAIRALGRRVDAGLDVRGIPTSFQSRELAREVGIPLTDLDEASPDVAIDGADEVAADGALIKGGGAAHAREKLVDSAADRFVVVADPTKESEQLSHPVPVEILPDARGPVADAVRSADGDPELRAAERKDGPVVTDNGNLVLDCAFGRIDDPNGLARTLSATPGVVEHGLFVDLVDELHTGSDDGVEISTY; encoded by the coding sequence ATGAAGCAGACCGGCGGCGACGATGACGCGAAGCGGCGGGCGGGCGAGTCGGCTGCCGACATCCCCGAGGACGGCGACGTGGTCGGGCTCGGGACGGGCAGCACCGCCGCTCACGCCATCCGCGCGCTGGGTCGGCGCGTCGACGCCGGGCTCGACGTTCGGGGGATCCCGACATCGTTCCAGTCGCGCGAACTCGCCCGGGAGGTCGGGATCCCGCTGACGGATCTGGACGAAGCCAGCCCGGACGTGGCGATCGACGGTGCCGACGAGGTAGCGGCTGACGGCGCGCTGATCAAGGGAGGCGGCGCGGCCCACGCCCGAGAGAAACTGGTCGACAGCGCCGCCGACCGGTTCGTGGTCGTCGCCGATCCCACGAAGGAGTCGGAGCAGCTCTCCCACCCCGTTCCAGTCGAAATCCTCCCCGACGCCCGGGGGCCGGTCGCCGACGCCGTCCGCTCGGCCGACGGCGACCCCGAGCTCCGGGCCGCCGAGCGAAAGGACGGCCCCGTCGTCACCGACAACGGGAACCTCGTGCTCGACTGTGCGTTCGGCAGGATCGACGACCCGAACGGGCTGGCGCGGACGCTGTCGGCAACGCCCGGCGTCGTCGAACACGGGCTGTTCGTCGACCTGGTCGACGAACTCCATACCGGCAGCGACGACGGGGTCGAGATCAGCACCTACTGA
- a CDS encoding VOC family protein, translating to MRLRHVTLSTADPDALRPFYAETLGLPVSDTVEGFVVAVGASAMEFRRASAGETPTYHVAFSVPGDSGDAAAAWLDARADLLADDGRTQFRYEYLDATAVYAADPAGNVLELLARGGRAGPNEGDGFGPDSLLDIGEIGVVVDDVPTAAAALADVFDVDGSPDDEFAYLDDEDGAFVLAAPGRDWFPTAQPAVPAPLTVVAAGGRGTVSFDGGRVTVVGIDG from the coding sequence ATGCGCCTCCGCCACGTCACGCTTTCGACCGCCGATCCCGACGCCCTCCGCCCGTTCTACGCCGAGACGCTCGGCCTGCCAGTCAGCGACACCGTCGAGGGGTTCGTCGTCGCCGTCGGCGCGTCCGCGATGGAGTTCCGGCGGGCGTCGGCCGGCGAAACCCCGACCTACCACGTCGCGTTCTCCGTCCCGGGCGACAGCGGGGACGCCGCCGCGGCGTGGCTGGACGCCCGCGCCGACCTGCTGGCCGACGACGGCCGGACGCAGTTCCGCTACGAGTACCTCGACGCCACGGCCGTCTACGCCGCCGACCCCGCCGGAAACGTGCTCGAACTCCTCGCCCGCGGCGGACGTGCGGGACCGAACGAGGGCGACGGGTTCGGCCCCGATTCGCTGCTCGATATCGGGGAGATCGGTGTCGTCGTCGACGACGTACCCACAGCCGCCGCGGCGCTCGCGGACGTGTTCGACGTGGACGGTTCGCCGGACGACGAGTTCGCGTACCTCGACGACGAGGACGGCGCGTTCGTGCTCGCGGCGCCGGGGCGGGACTGGTTCCCGACGGCGCAGCCGGCAGTACCGGCGCCGCTGACGGTTGTCGCGGCCGGTGGCAGGGGGACCGTCTCGTTCGACGGCGGCCGGGTCACGGTCGTGGGGATCGACGGCTGA
- a CDS encoding ORC1-type DNA replication protein: MTGDPDGMLSWDESVFRDESVFEVDYVPETFEHRESQLESLKYALRPAVRGSRPLNTVIRGPPGTGKTTAVQKLFGELGVEAPSVRTVRVNCQVDSTRYAVFSRLFQSVFDYEPPSSGVSFKKLFEQVTDRLVEEEEVLIVALDDVNYLFYENEASDTMYSLLRAHETHAGARIGVVVVSSDLSLSVMDELDSRVQSVFRPEDIYFPPYDAPEIVDILRERVERGFHDGVLSAPELDRVAELTAESGDLRVGIDLLRRAGLNAEMRGSRTISDEDIEEAYERSKYVHLARSLRELSDSERALVRVVAEHGGEQAGDVYEAFHEETDLGYTRYSEIVKKLEQLGVLETEYADVEGRGRSRSLSLAYEPEAVLDRLE; encoded by the coding sequence ATGACCGGGGACCCCGACGGCATGCTCTCGTGGGACGAGTCCGTGTTCCGCGACGAGTCCGTCTTCGAAGTCGACTACGTCCCCGAGACGTTCGAACACCGCGAGAGCCAGCTCGAGAGCCTGAAGTACGCGCTCCGGCCCGCGGTGCGGGGCTCCCGCCCGCTCAACACCGTGATCCGCGGCCCGCCCGGCACGGGGAAAACCACCGCGGTCCAGAAGCTGTTCGGCGAGCTCGGCGTCGAAGCCCCCAGCGTCCGCACCGTCCGGGTGAACTGCCAGGTCGACTCCACGCGGTACGCGGTGTTCTCGCGGCTGTTCCAGAGCGTGTTCGACTACGAGCCACCCTCCTCCGGCGTCTCGTTCAAGAAGCTGTTCGAGCAGGTGACCGATCGCCTGGTCGAGGAGGAGGAGGTGCTTATCGTCGCGCTCGACGACGTGAACTACCTGTTCTACGAGAACGAGGCCTCCGACACGATGTACTCGCTCCTCCGGGCCCACGAGACCCACGCCGGCGCGCGCATCGGCGTCGTCGTCGTCTCCTCGGACCTCTCGCTGTCGGTGATGGACGAGCTCGACTCCCGCGTCCAGAGCGTGTTCCGGCCCGAAGACATCTACTTCCCCCCCTACGACGCCCCCGAGATCGTGGACATCCTCCGGGAACGCGTCGAGCGGGGGTTCCACGACGGCGTGCTCTCGGCGCCGGAGCTCGACCGCGTCGCCGAACTCACCGCCGAGAGCGGCGACCTCCGCGTCGGGATCGACCTGCTGCGGCGCGCCGGGCTGAACGCCGAGATGCGGGGCTCCCGAACCATCTCCGATGAGGACATCGAGGAGGCGTACGAGCGCTCGAAGTACGTCCACCTCGCGCGCAGCCTCCGGGAGCTCTCCGACTCCGAACGCGCGCTGGTCCGGGTCGTCGCCGAGCACGGCGGCGAGCAGGCCGGCGACGTGTACGAGGCGTTCCACGAGGAGACCGACCTGGGCTACACGCGCTACTCCGAGATCGTGAAGAAGCTCGAACAGCTCGGGGTGCTCGAGACCGAGTACGCCGACGTGGAGGGCCGCGGGCGCTCGCGCTCGCTCTCGCTGGCGTACGAGCCCGAGGCGGTGCTCGACCGGCTGGAGTGA